One window from the genome of Bdellovibrio sp. NC01 encodes:
- a CDS encoding RNA-binding protein: protein MAKKLYVGNLPYSVDDETLHSHFAQYGAVDSAKVIMDRESGRSKGFGFVEMSDDSAADAAIEKANGAEMNGRAINVSEARPQAPREGGGPRRGGFGGGRGGGGRDGGGRGGFGGGGRR, encoded by the coding sequence GTGGCTAAGAAGTTATACGTAGGCAATTTGCCTTATTCAGTTGACGATGAGACTCTACACTCTCATTTCGCACAATACGGTGCAGTTGATTCAGCAAAAGTTATCATGGACAGAGAAAGCGGCCGTTCAAAAGGTTTCGGCTTCGTTGAAATGTCTGATGACTCAGCAGCTGATGCAGCAATCGAAAAAGCAAACGGCGCAGAAATGAATGGTCGCGCGATCAACGTTTCTGAAGCTCGTCCTCAAGCTCCTCGCGAGGGCGGTGGCCCACGTCGTGGTGGTTTCGGTGGCGGTCGTGGCGGCGGTGGCCGTGACGGTGGCGGACGTGGTGGTTTCGGTGGTGGCGGTCGTCGCTAA
- a CDS encoding YajQ family cyclic di-GMP-binding protein, whose protein sequence is MPSFDIVSELDIQEVDNAVNQARKEVDGRYDFKGSNCEIEWDKDKKEITLSAEDEYKVEQMGSILQTKLHRRGIDIKAVKFDKILPAGGKMLRQKVTLQQGIDRDAAKEIIQAIKDSKLKVQPQIADDKIKVTSKSIDELQACIQTIRSGSFAVPLQFNNMRS, encoded by the coding sequence ATGCCTTCATTTGATATTGTTTCAGAACTTGATATTCAGGAAGTTGATAACGCTGTAAACCAAGCTCGTAAAGAGGTTGATGGCCGTTATGATTTCAAGGGTAGCAACTGTGAAATTGAATGGGACAAAGATAAAAAAGAAATCACTCTTTCAGCGGAAGATGAATACAAGGTTGAGCAAATGGGGAGCATCTTGCAAACCAAGCTCCACCGTCGCGGTATCGATATTAAAGCCGTGAAATTCGATAAGATTTTACCAGCTGGTGGCAAAATGCTCCGCCAGAAGGTCACTTTGCAGCAAGGGATTGACCGCGATGCTGCGAAGGAAATTATTCAAGCTATCAAAGACTCGAAATTAAAAGTTCAGCCGCAAATCGCTGACGATAAAATCAAAGTGACGTCAAAAAGTATCGACGAACTTCAGGCCTGTATCCAAACAATACGTTCGGGTAGCTTCGCCGTTCCCTTACAATTTAATAATATGAGATCGTAA
- a CDS encoding ABC transporter permease — translation MILFRLAWRELKRSWRFGLFFIFNLSLGLTGFVSLKAFNSSLENQIKNNAKNILSADIAVSSRRELTETEMNDMRSVLPAGTQEGKNYEFFAMLNSDKGSRLVLVKAVDDAYPFYGDLQLHSGKHIESGAAKDIIQEKKAWIYPELQSQMGLQMGDKIKLGQLQLEISDIVDKDETQTFRAASMAPRVFINRAYLPESGLIQFGSTYSIAYLFKLPPTAKEDVLKNDLYAKLTDPQVSVDTPGTAGEDSGRQLGYLSDYLGLVALVALFMSALGAAYIYRLFLSSRMKEVAILRTLGLQSEQAVGVYVIQASLLGLLATIPTAIFSEILLPLLTKLLGSFTPFSLTPRVTMEAWALCLLMAVVGSFVVSLPFLVKIFDLKAAKLFSEEKFSAGEGKRRLWPFLPTLVLFYGLSVYQAHSWKIGSIFVATLLVVVLLLVALGYLTVKAAGLLKNFRLWFVRFSFLSVARRSGASLAVFVALGMGALLINILPQLKNSLQADFKVDATSKLPSLFMFDIQDDQIGGVKSLLAEKKIKTIMDSPMVRARIIKVNGQNYERMIEAGGFKTREEERDARFRNRGVNLSYREHLSDSEEITEGRPISGDFDSTKQKYAELSVEQKFAERMGFKLNDLVIFDVQGVEVEGQIVNFRKVKWTSFQPNFFILVQNGVLNEAPKTFITAVPSLPPETRNQLQTEIATKFSNVSIIDVVRLVDEILKTAEKMSWSLELMAYLALLTGYIVLFSIVRSQIKLRRWELNMLKILGAGFREVSGFILTEFAFLAFISSFFGAFLSIGVSFALNRFLFEGSFEFSLMQPMISVVIITVLSLIVSYLASLDIVKESALSILRES, via the coding sequence ATGATTTTATTTCGACTGGCTTGGCGTGAGCTGAAACGCTCGTGGCGCTTTGGTTTGTTCTTTATATTTAATTTAAGTCTGGGCTTAACGGGCTTTGTTTCTTTAAAGGCGTTTAATAGCTCTTTAGAAAATCAGATCAAAAATAACGCGAAAAATATTTTATCGGCTGACATCGCGGTTTCGTCTCGTCGTGAATTAACAGAGACCGAGATGAATGACATGCGCAGTGTTTTACCCGCGGGAACGCAAGAAGGTAAAAACTACGAATTCTTTGCAATGTTGAATTCAGATAAGGGTTCGCGCTTAGTTTTGGTGAAGGCCGTTGATGATGCTTATCCATTTTATGGAGATTTACAGCTTCATTCGGGCAAGCACATCGAAAGTGGTGCTGCCAAGGATATCATTCAGGAAAAGAAAGCGTGGATCTATCCAGAGCTGCAATCGCAAATGGGCTTGCAGATGGGCGATAAGATCAAGCTGGGGCAATTGCAGTTAGAGATCTCTGACATCGTTGATAAGGATGAAACTCAAACATTTCGAGCGGCCAGCATGGCGCCCAGAGTATTCATCAATCGTGCGTATCTTCCTGAATCAGGTCTGATCCAATTTGGCAGTACGTACTCGATCGCGTATTTATTTAAACTTCCACCGACAGCCAAAGAAGATGTTTTAAAAAACGATCTTTATGCGAAATTAACGGACCCACAAGTTTCCGTCGATACTCCGGGGACTGCCGGGGAAGATTCGGGTCGTCAGCTTGGTTACCTATCTGATTATCTGGGGCTTGTCGCCTTGGTAGCACTTTTTATGTCAGCCTTGGGTGCGGCCTACATTTACAGATTATTTCTGTCCAGTCGTATGAAAGAAGTCGCGATCTTGCGTACGTTGGGCTTACAGAGTGAACAAGCTGTTGGCGTGTACGTGATTCAAGCGTCGCTTCTTGGTTTGCTTGCGACAATTCCAACTGCGATCTTCAGCGAAATCCTTTTGCCGTTGTTGACGAAGCTGTTAGGCAGTTTTACGCCGTTTTCGTTAACTCCACGAGTAACGATGGAAGCGTGGGCTTTATGTTTGTTGATGGCCGTGGTTGGTAGCTTCGTCGTCAGCCTTCCATTCCTGGTCAAAATCTTCGATCTGAAAGCCGCAAAACTGTTTAGCGAAGAAAAGTTTTCGGCTGGCGAAGGCAAACGTCGTTTGTGGCCGTTTTTGCCGACGTTGGTTTTGTTTTATGGTCTTTCAGTCTATCAAGCGCACTCGTGGAAGATTGGTTCGATCTTTGTTGCGACCTTATTAGTTGTCGTTCTATTGCTGGTTGCTTTGGGATACCTGACCGTGAAAGCAGCGGGCCTGCTTAAAAATTTCCGCCTGTGGTTCGTTCGTTTTAGTTTCTTAAGTGTCGCACGCAGATCCGGTGCAAGCCTTGCGGTGTTCGTGGCCTTGGGGATGGGTGCCTTGTTGATTAATATCCTGCCGCAATTAAAGAATTCCTTGCAGGCTGATTTTAAAGTCGATGCGACAAGTAAGCTGCCGTCGTTATTCATGTTCGACATTCAAGACGACCAAATCGGTGGTGTGAAGTCGTTACTCGCTGAAAAGAAAATTAAAACAATCATGGATTCACCGATGGTGCGCGCACGTATCATTAAAGTGAACGGGCAAAACTACGAACGCATGATTGAGGCTGGCGGATTTAAAACTCGCGAAGAAGAACGCGATGCTCGATTCAGAAATCGTGGCGTGAATCTTTCTTACCGTGAACATCTGTCTGATTCCGAAGAAATCACAGAGGGTCGTCCTATCAGCGGGGATTTTGATTCGACGAAACAAAAATATGCGGAATTGTCAGTCGAGCAAAAATTTGCGGAACGCATGGGCTTTAAACTTAACGATCTTGTGATCTTTGACGTTCAGGGTGTTGAAGTTGAAGGACAAATCGTCAACTTCCGTAAAGTGAAATGGACAAGCTTCCAGCCGAATTTCTTTATCTTGGTACAAAACGGCGTTTTAAATGAAGCACCAAAGACATTCATCACAGCAGTCCCGTCGCTTCCACCAGAAACGCGTAACCAATTGCAGACCGAGATTGCGACGAAGTTTTCTAACGTCTCGATCATCGATGTTGTACGCCTGGTTGATGAAATTCTTAAGACCGCAGAAAAGATGAGCTGGTCGTTAGAGTTGATGGCATATCTTGCGTTATTAACGGGATACATCGTTCTGTTTTCAATCGTGCGCAGCCAGATCAAGCTGCGTCGTTGGGAGTTGAACATGCTTAAAATCTTAGGCGCAGGCTTCCGCGAAGTTTCAGGATTTATTCTGACTGAATTCGCCTTCCTGGCTTTTATCAGTTCATTCTTTGGAGCGTTCTTAAGTATTGGCGTAAGTTTCGCCCTGAATCGCTTCTTATTCGAAGGATCCTTCGAGTTTTCACTGATGCAGCCAATGATCTCGGTTGTGATCATCACGGTGTTAAGTTTGATCGTCTCGTACTTAGCAAGTCTCGATATCGTCAAAGAAAGCGCGCTGAGTATTCTGCGCGAATCATAA
- a CDS encoding arylesterase: MRPFLFFALLFISSLSFANPKKLVVLGDSLSEGYGVAKEAAYPAVLEKKLHEAGKKEWTVINAGVSGSTTASAISRMKWIFKSKPDVVLLALGANDGLRGLKVEESEKHLGEAIEYAQSQKVRVILGGLYMPPNYGKDYSDKFKKMYESLAKKYKVTFIPFILDKVAGNPKYNLADGIHPNEEGHKIVAENIFAVLKGEL; encoded by the coding sequence ATGAGACCTTTTTTATTTTTCGCTCTTCTATTTATTTCCTCTCTGTCTTTTGCAAACCCTAAAAAATTAGTCGTCCTTGGTGACTCGTTGTCGGAAGGCTATGGCGTCGCGAAGGAAGCCGCTTATCCCGCCGTGCTTGAAAAGAAATTGCACGAAGCAGGTAAGAAGGAATGGACTGTCATCAATGCTGGCGTCAGCGGTTCTACGACGGCTTCTGCCATCAGCCGCATGAAGTGGATCTTCAAATCAAAACCTGATGTGGTGTTGTTAGCTCTTGGAGCAAACGACGGCTTGCGCGGTTTGAAAGTAGAAGAAAGTGAAAAGCATTTAGGGGAAGCTATCGAATACGCGCAATCACAAAAAGTGCGCGTGATCTTAGGTGGTCTGTACATGCCGCCCAATTATGGCAAAGACTATTCTGACAAATTCAAAAAAATGTACGAGTCACTTGCGAAGAAGTACAAAGTCACTTTCATTCCATTCATCTTGGATAAAGTCGCAGGCAATCCTAAATATAATTTAGCCGACGGCATTCATCCGAATGAAGAAGGTCATAAAATCGTGGCAGAGAATATTTTTGCAGTTCTGAAGGGTGAGCTATGA
- a CDS encoding peptidylprolyl isomerase, producing MRRVLAFNYVLKGADGQILDASEKNQPLPFLEGAGQIIPKLEEEIKDLKEGDKKIVKLSAADAYGEVRDNMFMEVPKAELAHLPQLEIGAHLRLELSGGAHIVRVSKITDDQVTLDGNHPLAGQPLEFDIEMVLVRPATEEELQHGHPHGLHGDAGHHH from the coding sequence ATGAGAAGAGTATTGGCATTTAATTACGTTTTAAAGGGAGCAGATGGTCAAATCCTGGATGCATCTGAGAAAAATCAACCGCTTCCATTCCTTGAAGGCGCTGGTCAAATTATTCCTAAATTGGAAGAAGAAATTAAAGACCTTAAAGAAGGCGACAAAAAAATCGTTAAGCTTTCTGCAGCAGATGCTTACGGCGAAGTTCGCGACAACATGTTCATGGAAGTTCCAAAAGCAGAACTTGCACACTTGCCACAACTTGAAATCGGCGCACACCTTCGCCTTGAGTTGAGCGGTGGTGCACACATCGTTCGTGTTAGCAAAATCACTGACGACCAAGTTACTTTGGATGGCAACCACCCGTTGGCAGGTCAACCTCTAGAATTCGACATCGAAATGGTTTTGGTAAGACCAGCAACTGAAGAAGAACTTCAGCACGGTCACCCGCACGGCCTTCACGGCGACGCCGGTCACCACCATTAA
- a CDS encoding ABC transporter ATP-binding protein has protein sequence MSLVLNNVRKSFHQGETEIQVLKGLNAKIEPGQVVSIVGQSGSGKSTMLSILAGLERADSGEIMVDNANLVPMTEHDLTSFRAQNISIVFQQYHLIAHLTALENVMLALEILKMENVRERAEAALKELGLGHRLNHFPSQLSGGESQRVAIARALVVQPKILLADEPSGNLDTHTGDKVMDVFFEVVRKHKITTILVTHSESLAKKCERTLRLEEGQLVER, from the coding sequence ATGAGTTTGGTTTTAAACAACGTTCGTAAAAGTTTTCATCAAGGCGAAACCGAAATTCAAGTTCTTAAAGGTTTGAACGCGAAAATTGAACCCGGCCAAGTGGTTTCCATCGTGGGTCAGTCAGGCAGTGGTAAGTCGACAATGTTGTCGATCTTAGCGGGCCTGGAACGCGCTGACAGTGGGGAAATCATGGTGGATAACGCCAATCTGGTTCCTATGACGGAACACGATTTAACGTCTTTCCGAGCGCAAAATATTTCTATCGTGTTTCAACAATATCATTTGATCGCACATTTAACGGCTTTAGAAAACGTGATGTTGGCGTTGGAAATTTTAAAAATGGAAAACGTCCGTGAACGCGCTGAAGCGGCTTTGAAAGAGCTGGGTCTTGGGCATCGTTTGAATCATTTCCCAAGTCAGTTGAGTGGTGGTGAAAGTCAGCGTGTCGCCATTGCGCGAGCGTTGGTTGTGCAGCCGAAAATTTTATTGGCCGATGAACCAAGTGGAAACTTGGATACGCATACGGGCGATAAAGTGATGGACGTCTTTTTTGAAGTTGTGCGCAAGCATAAGATCACAACGATCTTAGTGACCCACAGTGAATCTTTAGCGAAAAAGTGCGAACGTACTTTGCGTCTTGAAGAAGGTCAGTTGGTGGAAAGATGA